A stretch of DNA from Roseovarius faecimaris:
GGTGGCGGCGGGCGCACGGGTGTTCGGCGCACGGGCGGTGGTCTATCTGGCCGAGACGGTGCCGGAGGATTTTGCCCGGCGGCTGCGCGAGAAGGGCGCCGAGGTCGTGCGCGAGGGGGCCGAGTACGAGGCCAGCATGGCGGCGGCGGCAAAGGCGGCGGTGGACAATGGCTGGACGCTGTTATCAGACAGTTCCTGGCCCGGCTATTTCGAACTGCCGCACCGGCTGATGGAGGGCTATCTCGCCATGGCGGCAGAGGCGGCGGAGCAGATGCCCGAGCCGCCCACGCATATCTATCTTCAGGCCGGTGTGGGCGGGCTGGCCGGGGCCTGCGCGGCCTATTTCCGGAAGGTCTGGGGCGACGCGCCGCAGATCATCGTGGTGGAACCCGAGGCCGCCCCGGCGCTGCAGGCGAGCATTGAAGCGGGCAAGGCGGTGGTCACGGAAGGGCCGGTGTCGAATATGGGGCGGCTAGATTGCAAGGAGCCGTCGCTGATCGCTCTGAAGGGGCTGGCGCAGGATGCCGATGCCTTCGTGACGATCACGGAGGCGGAGGCGTCGGAGGTGCTGCCCTTGCTGGCAGAGCGCGGGCTTGCGACGTCGGAATCCGGCGGCGCGGGGCTGGCGGCGCACAGGATCATCAAGATCGATCCCGACGCCCGCGTGCTGTGCATTCTCAGCGAAGGCGCGGACGCATGATGCGCGGCTTTCCCGAGGCGGAGTTCCGGGCCCGCACAAGAGCCGCACAGGCACGCATGGCCGAGGAAGGCCTGGGCGCGCTGTGGCTCACAACCGAGGTGGATGTGCGCTATTTCACCGGGTTTCTGACGCGGTTCTGGGAAAGCCCGAGCCGCCCCTGGCACCTGATCGTGCCTGCAGAGGGCAAGCCGATCGCGGTGATCCCGTCGATCGGGGCCTACCTGATGGGCACCACCTGGGTGGAGGATATCCGCACCTGGTCCGCGCCCAACCTGGCCGATGACGGGGTGAGCCTTCTGGCCGAGACGCTGACGGATGTGGGCGGGCCGGTGGGGGTGCCGTCGGGATATGAGACGCATCTGCGCATGCCGCTTGCCGATTTCGAACGCGTAAAGGCGATGAGTGGGATCAAGATAACGGATGATGCCGGGATCGTGGCCGACCTGCGGGCGATCAAATCCGAGGCGGAGATCGAAAAGATCACCCATACCTGCGCCATCGCGGGCCGGGCCTTTGCGCGCATGGGCGAGATCGCGGGCGAGGGTGTCGCTCTGTCCCAGGTGTTCCGCGATTTTCAGCGGCTCTTGCTGGAGGAGGGGGCCGACTGGGTGCCATATATGTCCGGCGGGGCCGAACAGGATGGCTATGGCGATGTGATCTCGCTCGCCAAGGATGCGCCGCTGGAGGCGGGCGACGTGATGATGGTGGACACGGGCGCGATCTGGGACGGGTATTTCAACGATTACGACCGCAACTTTGCAATCACGCGCGCCTCGGACGCGGCGAAGGCGGCGCATGCGCGGCTGATCGAGGCCACCGACGCGGCATTCCGGATTGCCCGGCCCGGAGCGCGGGCCTGTGATCTGTGGAAGGCGATGGCCGATATTGTGGGCGGCGGCGAGGAGGCCGGGCGGCTGGGCCATGCGCTGGGGATGCAACTGACCGAAGGGCTGTCGTTGACGCCGCGGGATGAGACGGTGCTGCGCCCCGGCATGGTGATCACGCTGGAGCCGGGCACTGAAGTGGTTCCGGGCAAGATCATGGTGCATGAGGAAAACATCGTGATCACCGAGGGCGCGCCAAGGGCGATCTCGCCGTTTTCAGGCGCGGAACTGCCTGTGCTGTGAGGGCGTTGAGGGGCCGTGCAAGGTGCGTGTGAACACGCACCCTACAGCGGGCGGATGAGCCTGGGCAGGAAACGGCCGGGGATGGAGCCGGATGGCGCGCGGCCGACCTCGACAGCGCCCATCGCCTCGTAGAAGGCGGCGGCATGCGGGTCGGCTTCGATATGAAGTTTTGTGGCGCCCTGTGCCCTGGCCTCGGCCATGCACCAGTCAAACAGGCGCCGACCAAGTCCCTGACCGATCGCGTCAGGATGCACATAGAGCAGTTCCAGATCGGCGATGTCATCAGTCACCAGCACCTGTGCAAGTCCGAGGGGGCCCGTGCCGCCCTCGATGTCGCCCTCGATCACGATCACGCCCTTCGTGTCGCGCAAGGTCAGCTCTTCGCGGCAGGCGGTCATGAAAGCCGCGTCATACCCCCAATAGGCCTTGGATCGCAGACAAAGCGCGCTCAGGGTTTCAAGCTCATCAGACCGGGCCGGGCGCAATACAGATGTCATGATTGCGGTGTATCAAGCCCGCAGACCAAAAAAAAGGCCGAGCGCTAAGCTCGGCCGTAGTCCAACAGGGAGGTATGATGATGACCAGCTCGCGCCGTCATCGTCACGAGTGGATTTAGGCGGGTTTGACCAACCGATCAATAGCCAGAATGCCGCAGGTGCAGCATGGCCGCTATGCGCCTGTTGCATGGCTCAGTCCTGAGCCTGGTTGCCTTCCAGTTTTCGCTGCTTTTTCCGGTAGGAAATGATCTCGTCCTGGACGAAATCGCGGAAGGCGGCGATGCGCTTGGAGTGGCGCAATTCCTCTGGATAAGCGAGGAACACGGGCACCTCGCCTGATTCCACCTCCGGCAATACCTGCACGAGGTCGGGGAAATCGCGGATCACGTAGTCGGGCAGCACCCCGATGCCAAGATTGTTGAGCACGCCCTGAAGCACGCCATAGTAGTTGTTGACCGTCAGAAGCGGCGGGACGTCATTGGCCAGAAGCTCATTGACCATCGTGGCGCCGACCCCGACCTGGGCCGAGCGCGGATTCTGGCAGATCAGCCGGTGTTCGGAGAGATCGGCAACCGTTTGCGGCGTGCCGCGCTTGGCAAGATACGCATGCGTTGCATAGAGCCGCATGTGGATTGTCATCAGCCGCTTGCGGATCAGGTCGGCCTGGCTGGGTTCTTTCATTCGGATGGCCACGTCGGCCTCACGCATGGGCAGATCGAGCACGCGCTCTTCGAGCATGAGGTCGATCTTGAGGTCGGGGTATTTCTCGTAGAGATGCGGCAGGCGCGGGGCCAGCCAGAGCGTGCCGAAGCCGATGGTGGTGGTCACGCGCAACTCGCCGAACACCTCTTCCTCGCTGTCGCGGATGCGCGCGGTGGCGGCGTCCAGCCGTTTCATCATCGCGCGGGTGGCGTCAAACAGAAGTTCGCCCTGTTCGGTGAGAATCAGTCCGCGGGCATGGCGGTGAAAGAGGGTGGCGTTGAGCGCCTCTTCGAGCGCCCTGATCTGGCGGCTGACCGCCGATTGCGACAAATGCAGCGTATCGCCCGCATGGGTGAGAGAGCCCGCATCGGCGACCGCGTGAAATATCCTGAGCTTGTCCCAATCCATCTGATAACTTTCGTTCCCTGGCCGCATTGATTTTGGAATAGCAAACCTCGCCCCGACTTGCACCCGGCAGAGCGGCGATTGGGCAAGATTTTTCTTGGTAGGTCAGTAAATGTGACCTATATTAGGCGCTATACTAAAGCCTGGGGAGGGCGCTCATGAGCACGGCCAAGGTTTCACTCAACGACCGCTTCGATCTGGAAAAATCGCCTGTCCTGCTGAACGGGACGCAGGCGCTTGTGCGGCTGATGCTGATGCAGGCGGCGCGCGACAAGGCGGCGGGGCTGAATACGGCGGGCTATTGCACCGGTTATCGCGGCTCGCCCCTGGGTGCCGTGGATATGCAGATGCGCCGGGCCGAGCGGTTCCTGAAAGAGGCGAATGTGCGCTTTGAGGAAGGTCTGAACGAGGATCTGGCCGCCACCGCCCTTTGGGGCAGCCAGCAGGCGGAGCTTCGCGGCGAGGGCAAGTATGATGGCGTCTTTGGCCTGTGGTATGGCAAGGGGCCGGGGGTGGACCGCTCGGGCGATGTGATGCGGCATGCCAATATGGCGGGCACGTCGAAACATGGTGGCGTGCTCATGGCGATGGGCGATGACCATACCGGCGAAAGCTCGACCGTGCTGCACCAGTCCGAATGGGCGCTGGTGGATGCCTATATGCCCGTCGTTTCGCCCGCGGGTGTGCAGGAAATCCTCGATTACGGCATATACGGCTATGCGCTGAGCCGGTTTTCGGGCTGTTGGGTCGGCCTCAAGACGATGAAGGACACGGTAGAGGCCACGGCGGTGGTCGATGGCCGCCCGGACCGGATGCAGGTGGTGCTGCCCGAGTTCGACATGCCCGAAGGCGGGCTGAATATCCGGCTGGGCGACACCCCCCATGCGCAGGAAGCGCGGGTGATCGACTACAAACGTTTCGCCGCCGAAGCCTTTGCCCATGCCAACCGGATCGACAAGCGGGTGCATGGCAAGCCGGGGGCCAAGATCGGCTTTGTCTCGGCGGGCAAGAACTGGCTCGACCTGGTGCATGCGCTGAGCCTTCTGGGCATAGACGAGGCCGAGGCGGAGCGGCTGGGGATCACCACTTACAAGGTGGGGCAGGTTTTTCCGCTGGACATGAAAGGGTTTCACGAGTGGGCCGAGGGGCTGGAGCTGATCGTTGTCGTGGAAGAAAAGCGCAAGCTCATTGAGATCCAGATCAAGGAAGCCCTGTTCGATGACAACCGGTACCGCGTCTATGGCTGGTACAAGGGCGGCGCCGGCGCGCTGCACCGCGATGAGCTTTTTCCGACCCGCGGCGCGCTTGATCCGATCTGGATCGCACGCAAGCTGGGCGAGATCCTGATCGAGGAAGGGCGCGGCACGGAGCGCGTGAAGTCCGGCCTGCAAACCCTTGAAGACGCGTCAAAAGCCGACAATGCCGAGGAGATCGCGGCGCGGCTGCCCTATTTCTGCTCGGGCTGTCCGCATAACAGTTCGACCAAACTGCCCGAGGGGGCGCGGGCCTATGCCGGGATCGGCTGTCACTACATGGTGCAGTGGATGGACCGGGAGACGACCGGCTTCACCCATATGGGCGGCGAAGGGGCGAACTGGATCGGTGAGGCGCCGTTTTCCACCCGCAAGCATATCTTCCAGAACCTCGGTGACGGGACCTATAACCATTCCGGCGTGCAGGCCATTCGTGCCGCCCTCGCGGCGGGCACGACGATGACCTACAAGATCCTCTATAACGATGCCGTGGCCATGACCGGCGGGCAGGCCAATGAGGGTGGGCTGGATGCGCCGCGCATTGCCGCCGAGCTGAAGGCGATGGGGGTGAAGCATATCGCCGTGGTGTATGACGAAAAGGAAGATGTCGACACGAAGTCCTTCCCGCAGGGCGTTGAAATGTTTGAACGATCCGATCTGATGGCGGTGCAGGAACGGTTCGAGAAGATCGAAGGTGTGTCGGCCATCGTCTATATTCAGACCTGCGCCGCCGAGAAGCGCCGCCGCCGCAAGCGCGGGACGTTCCCGGACCCGGACAAGCGCGTCTTTATCAACACGGATGTCTGCGAAGGCTGCGGCGATTGCGGGGTCCAGTCG
This window harbors:
- a CDS encoding pyridoxal-phosphate dependent enzyme; amino-acid sequence: MHILSNPWRGAGLTDPSFDGVPGPSVDADAPRRLLGQCPAAGPTPLVEAEGFGARTWVKDERGRMGLGSFKALGAAYVIAHQAVETGAGDLATALSGRTYVTASAGNHGMSVAAGARVFGARAVVYLAETVPEDFARRLREKGAEVVREGAEYEASMAAAAKAAVDNGWTLLSDSSWPGYFELPHRLMEGYLAMAAEAAEQMPEPPTHIYLQAGVGGLAGACAAYFRKVWGDAPQIIVVEPEAAPALQASIEAGKAVVTEGPVSNMGRLDCKEPSLIALKGLAQDADAFVTITEAEASEVLPLLAERGLATSESGGAGLAAHRIIKIDPDARVLCILSEGADA
- a CDS encoding M24 family metallopeptidase, encoding MMRGFPEAEFRARTRAAQARMAEEGLGALWLTTEVDVRYFTGFLTRFWESPSRPWHLIVPAEGKPIAVIPSIGAYLMGTTWVEDIRTWSAPNLADDGVSLLAETLTDVGGPVGVPSGYETHLRMPLADFERVKAMSGIKITDDAGIVADLRAIKSEAEIEKITHTCAIAGRAFARMGEIAGEGVALSQVFRDFQRLLLEEGADWVPYMSGGAEQDGYGDVISLAKDAPLEAGDVMMVDTGAIWDGYFNDYDRNFAITRASDAAKAAHARLIEATDAAFRIARPGARACDLWKAMADIVGGGEEAGRLGHALGMQLTEGLSLTPRDETVLRPGMVITLEPGTEVVPGKIMVHEENIVITEGAPRAISPFSGAELPVL
- a CDS encoding GNAT family N-acetyltransferase — protein: MTSVLRPARSDELETLSALCLRSKAYWGYDAAFMTACREELTLRDTKGVIVIEGDIEGGTGPLGLAQVLVTDDIADLELLYVHPDAIGQGLGRRLFDWCMAEARAQGATKLHIEADPHAAAFYEAMGAVEVGRAPSGSIPGRFLPRLIRPL
- a CDS encoding LysR family transcriptional regulator, whose translation is MDWDKLRIFHAVADAGSLTHAGDTLHLSQSAVSRQIRALEEALNATLFHRHARGLILTEQGELLFDATRAMMKRLDAATARIRDSEEEVFGELRVTTTIGFGTLWLAPRLPHLYEKYPDLKIDLMLEERVLDLPMREADVAIRMKEPSQADLIRKRLMTIHMRLYATHAYLAKRGTPQTVADLSEHRLICQNPRSAQVGVGATMVNELLANDVPPLLTVNNYYGVLQGVLNNLGIGVLPDYVIRDFPDLVQVLPEVESGEVPVFLAYPEELRHSKRIAAFRDFVQDEIISYRKKQRKLEGNQAQD
- a CDS encoding indolepyruvate ferredoxin oxidoreductase family protein, with product MSTAKVSLNDRFDLEKSPVLLNGTQALVRLMLMQAARDKAAGLNTAGYCTGYRGSPLGAVDMQMRRAERFLKEANVRFEEGLNEDLAATALWGSQQAELRGEGKYDGVFGLWYGKGPGVDRSGDVMRHANMAGTSKHGGVLMAMGDDHTGESSTVLHQSEWALVDAYMPVVSPAGVQEILDYGIYGYALSRFSGCWVGLKTMKDTVEATAVVDGRPDRMQVVLPEFDMPEGGLNIRLGDTPHAQEARVIDYKRFAAEAFAHANRIDKRVHGKPGAKIGFVSAGKNWLDLVHALSLLGIDEAEAERLGITTYKVGQVFPLDMKGFHEWAEGLELIVVVEEKRKLIEIQIKEALFDDNRYRVYGWYKGGAGALHRDELFPTRGALDPIWIARKLGEILIEEGRGTERVKSGLQTLEDASKADNAEEIAARLPYFCSGCPHNSSTKLPEGARAYAGIGCHYMVQWMDRETTGFTHMGGEGANWIGEAPFSTRKHIFQNLGDGTYNHSGVQAIRAALAAGTTMTYKILYNDAVAMTGGQANEGGLDAPRIAAELKAMGVKHIAVVYDEKEDVDTKSFPQGVEMFERSDLMAVQERFEKIEGVSAIVYIQTCAAEKRRRRKRGTFPDPDKRVFINTDVCEGCGDCGVQSNCVSIVPVETELGRKRAIDQSSCNKDFSCLKGFCPSFLTLEGATIRKEAATEIDLPDLPEPKLPAIDGTYNVVITGVGGTGVVTIGAVMAQAAQLDGKGAGMMEMAGLAQKGGAVHIHCRLAERPEDISAIRVATGECDALIGGDLVVSAGAKTLGLTRAGRTGAVVNSHQVITGDFTRDAEFRLPFDRLELALQARLRDDVQLFDAMKLAKATLGDSIFSNMMIFGAAWQKGLVPLSHEAIAQAIELNGAAVARNLRAFEIGRWAMIHPEEAAKLITPNVVTLPKTVGEVIAFREAHLIAYQSKRLARRYRKLVDGIADEAVREAVAKGYHKLLAYKDEYEVARLLLSSREKARAEFDGDFRMSFHLAPPLLGGKGPDGRPKKRRFGPWIERPMRMLTKMKRLRGTPLDIFGYTSERKMERALIRQYEADMAEVLPKLSEATREPIVALAELPLQIRGFGPVKSAHEAKAAKRREELLAAIRTGGQAPAQAAE